A window of the Bdellovibrio sp. ZAP7 genome harbors these coding sequences:
- a CDS encoding methyl-accepting chemotaxis protein: protein MIALLSVGASFITYFGISRMANINETFKNFAATDVKRDQLTSTILDFQRQTNSTFKDLIIEREVAKMEKIEEKIEGFKSSLLDSVDKYHAMASPEGKDLASQYKNSANQWFAIMGDLVKLSKQNKDAEVAQIRENVEAQVLNQMRGNIKDMNELTAARLTASVQEAATSYETAKAFMLSISVGCIFMCVLIAFVVMRQMSKVIRGVISDLTGGSEQVAAASTQIATSAVQLSEASTEQASSLEETVATLEELTSMVKVNSEHAKEAARLSESTRSIAGKGEEEIKQLITSMSQISQDSKKIEEIITVIDDIAFQTNLLALNAAVEAARAGEQGKGFAVVAEAVRTLAQRSSSAAKDITDLIKSSVEKIEKGSSQAGQSGKVLEEIVTSVKKVSDINAEIAAASNEQTNGIVQISTAMNQLDQVTQVNAASSEEAAAAAEELSAQGVQLIRAMDLLNVTVYGGEPKPEDKPTGSTKPLSNVRRVKPAPNNVIPMNSKEEQWTDENSNRGIRTTSGF, encoded by the coding sequence ATGATCGCACTTCTAAGCGTGGGTGCATCGTTCATCACGTATTTCGGCATAAGTCGAATGGCAAATATCAACGAGACATTTAAAAATTTCGCAGCAACAGACGTAAAGCGCGATCAACTTACCAGCACCATTTTGGACTTTCAACGCCAAACGAACTCGACTTTCAAAGATCTGATCATCGAACGTGAAGTGGCTAAAATGGAAAAAATTGAAGAAAAAATCGAAGGTTTTAAATCTTCGCTTTTAGACTCAGTTGATAAGTATCACGCCATGGCTTCTCCAGAAGGTAAAGACTTAGCTTCTCAGTATAAAAACTCAGCAAACCAATGGTTCGCGATCATGGGTGACCTGGTGAAACTGTCCAAGCAAAATAAAGACGCAGAAGTAGCTCAAATCAGAGAAAACGTTGAAGCTCAAGTGCTAAACCAAATGCGTGGAAACATCAAAGACATGAACGAATTGACTGCAGCAAGATTGACAGCTTCAGTTCAAGAAGCCGCGACATCATACGAAACTGCAAAAGCATTTATGCTGTCTATCAGCGTTGGCTGTATCTTTATGTGTGTTCTAATAGCTTTCGTGGTCATGAGACAAATGAGCAAAGTTATCCGTGGCGTTATTTCTGATTTGACAGGGGGCTCAGAACAAGTGGCAGCGGCATCAACCCAGATTGCTACTTCAGCTGTACAACTATCGGAAGCATCTACAGAGCAAGCGTCCTCTTTAGAAGAAACCGTGGCGACCTTAGAAGAATTAACATCCATGGTGAAAGTGAATTCCGAACACGCTAAAGAGGCAGCTCGCCTTTCCGAATCCACACGCAGCATCGCGGGCAAGGGAGAAGAAGAAATTAAGCAATTGATTACTTCAATGTCCCAAATTTCACAAGATTCCAAAAAAATCGAGGAGATCATCACAGTTATTGATGATATTGCTTTCCAAACAAATCTGCTTGCATTGAACGCGGCTGTCGAAGCTGCACGCGCAGGTGAACAGGGCAAAGGCTTTGCAGTTGTTGCGGAAGCAGTACGCACACTGGCACAAAGAAGCTCATCTGCCGCAAAAGACATCACTGATCTGATCAAATCAAGTGTCGAGAAAATCGAAAAAGGCAGCTCTCAAGCCGGCCAAAGCGGAAAGGTTTTAGAAGAAATCGTAACCTCTGTTAAAAAAGTTTCAGACATCAATGCAGAAATCGCTGCCGCAAGTAACGAACAAACAAATGGTATTGTGCAAATTAGCACGGCAATGAATCAATTGGACCAAGTTACTCAAGTTAATGCTGCAAGCTCTGAAGAAGCCGCCGCCGCCGCAGAAGAGCTATCGGCTCAAGGAGTTCAACTTATCCGCGCCATGGATCTATTGAATGTCACGGTTTACGGCGGAGAGCCAAAGCCCGAGGACAAACCAACAGGCTCAACAAAGCCTTTGTCAAACGTGAGACGAGTAAAACCAGCACCAAACAATGTTATTCCAATGAATTCAAAAGAAGAACAATGGACTGACGAAAACTCTAATCGCGGCATTCGCACCACAAGTGGATTTTAA
- a CDS encoding HAMP domain-containing sensor histidine kinase, with protein MIQFSRMKFSKKIFLTIFGTGVVTTLAICLTLNFTLSKRLYAEFEDSYVDHMNLLSKTLGMLEKDKDQPEMNELFNEMINHDVDNLSVKLVNAGGEVLGHFHRHGFIDNSDLKSVLANPEPVQWHEGRMLVVTSLKYKEDSNYYLIATISTSTIEKEINDIHIILIVTGGVLILLALWLSQILTNTLLRKVDSIYGTLQEISQTQDYSKRVTVIAKSDDELDGLGRNLNHMLEMLQSNQGRLLEAERDKTRGQVAAQVAHDIRSPLMSMNMALAQIETVQLEPLAILKSAIARVAGIVQKLSASSESEESTGVENPRLTLVEPLIASVISEQNVRRSSSEVLRIKGLSPQAKNWSVVQVNEFQTVISNLINNAFEAGASQVEVQFATEDRRWSLSIHDNGKGMTADVLARVFERGYTHGKSGGSGLGLFHAKEVIEWNGGSLEVNSVVGQGTTVRVYLPREKSPPWLPQNIEVDADQPVAFIDDDSNVLKAWKNKVLEAGLRRASFFSSISELQRSSEFQQIIETGLVVIDHNLGDAKKGLEFLGEIAIGKRSYLCTSDFDEKRIQDKVRSLGINMIPKPWITLFEIRLRNS; from the coding sequence ATGATTCAATTTTCCCGCATGAAGTTTTCTAAGAAAATATTTCTGACTATCTTTGGTACTGGAGTCGTAACGACACTGGCGATTTGTCTAACCTTGAACTTCACGTTGTCTAAGAGATTGTATGCAGAGTTCGAGGACTCTTATGTTGATCACATGAACTTGCTTTCTAAGACATTGGGCATGCTAGAAAAGGATAAAGATCAGCCGGAAATGAATGAGCTTTTTAATGAAATGATTAATCACGATGTGGATAATCTTTCTGTGAAGCTTGTGAATGCTGGCGGAGAGGTCTTAGGTCATTTTCATCGCCATGGGTTTATTGATAACTCAGATTTAAAGTCGGTATTAGCGAATCCCGAACCCGTTCAGTGGCATGAGGGTCGCATGTTGGTGGTCACTTCTTTGAAATACAAAGAAGACAGTAACTATTATTTAATTGCGACTATTTCTACGTCGACGATTGAGAAAGAGATCAATGACATTCATATCATTTTGATCGTGACCGGTGGTGTTCTAATTTTACTGGCTTTGTGGTTGTCACAAATTCTAACGAACACCTTGCTTCGTAAGGTGGATTCGATCTATGGGACATTGCAGGAAATTTCGCAAACTCAGGACTACTCGAAGCGCGTAACCGTTATCGCGAAATCCGATGACGAGCTGGATGGTTTAGGTCGAAATTTGAATCATATGCTGGAGATGTTGCAGTCCAATCAGGGGCGCTTGCTTGAGGCGGAACGTGATAAGACTCGTGGTCAAGTAGCAGCCCAGGTGGCTCATGATATTCGCAGTCCTTTGATGAGTATGAATATGGCGCTAGCTCAGATCGAAACTGTTCAACTTGAGCCACTGGCGATTCTAAAAAGTGCTATCGCCCGCGTCGCTGGTATAGTTCAGAAGTTGTCGGCAAGTTCCGAGTCTGAAGAGTCGACGGGTGTGGAAAATCCTCGTTTAACATTGGTCGAACCACTGATAGCAAGTGTTATTAGTGAACAAAATGTCAGACGATCTTCTTCTGAAGTTTTAAGAATCAAAGGTCTTTCTCCACAAGCTAAGAATTGGTCTGTGGTGCAAGTGAACGAGTTTCAAACAGTTATTTCAAATCTTATCAATAATGCTTTTGAGGCTGGTGCGTCCCAAGTTGAAGTTCAGTTTGCGACGGAAGATAGGCGTTGGTCCTTATCTATTCATGACAATGGCAAAGGTATGACTGCCGATGTCTTAGCCCGCGTATTTGAGCGTGGCTATACTCACGGAAAATCCGGTGGCTCTGGATTGGGCTTATTTCATGCGAAAGAAGTCATTGAATGGAATGGTGGAAGTCTGGAAGTGAACTCGGTGGTGGGACAGGGGACAACGGTAAGGGTTTATTTGCCTAGGGAGAAATCCCCGCCATGGCTTCCCCAAAATATTGAAGTCGATGCAGATCAGCCCGTTGCCTTTATTGATGATGATAGTAATGTTTTAAAGGCCTGGAAGAATAAAGTGTTAGAGGCCGGCCTTCGCAGAGCTTCATTCTTTTCTTCTATTTCCGAACTACAGCGATCTTCAGAATTTCAACAAATCATTGAGACTGGCTTAGTTGTGATTGATCATAATTTAGGTGATGCCAAAAAAGGTCTGGAGTTCCTGGGTGAGATTGCTATTGGCAAAAGATCTTACCTTTGCACCTCAGATTTTGATGAAAAAAGAATCCAGGACAAAGTTCGTTCTTTAGGGATCAACATGATTCCGAAACCATGGATCACGCTCTTCGAAATTAGATTAAGGAATTCCTAA
- a CDS encoding sigma-54 dependent transcriptional regulator, protein MRILIVDDETLVRKTMQAQIPSTHTVALADSMEEALDILDKQIVDLVFTDLSLDESSDRLGIQLIQEIAKNYPSTVVVAMTGHDEAQLVEACMKAGAVDYLVKPFDAKMLAQVIRKAPVLHRLLRKNQTLKHQAGAKLVKPINLYTKSPAFKTVIDTAKKIRGSGHSVLIRGESGSGKEVMAQYLWSLEHDDSRPFIAVNCGAIPSHLAESELFGHKKGAFTGATESRAGKFESADGGDLFLDELATLSMDLQVKLLRALSSGDIYPVGQDIGKKVNCRTIAATNENLEELIAEKKFREDLFFRIKKFTITLPPLRERKEDILDLAQQFLSESHYQEKTFSPEAEQLLLNYSWPGNIRELKSAIEVACVLSDDTQITPADITPHLVQSAPVYEEVIKNTSAEEIDEKALEGRYSHVVNEFEMKLINFALNKKGSESAAARYLGIPRSTLGDLRRRLQNLKK, encoded by the coding sequence ATGCGCATTCTGATCGTTGATGATGAAACACTCGTTCGTAAAACTATGCAGGCCCAAATTCCCTCCACGCACACGGTGGCCTTGGCTGACTCGATGGAAGAAGCCTTGGATATTCTGGATAAGCAAATTGTTGATCTAGTTTTCACGGACTTGTCCTTGGATGAATCATCAGATCGCTTGGGTATTCAACTTATTCAAGAGATCGCTAAGAACTATCCTTCAACAGTCGTGGTGGCGATGACGGGACATGATGAAGCACAATTAGTTGAAGCCTGCATGAAGGCCGGAGCTGTTGATTATCTAGTCAAACCGTTCGACGCAAAGATGCTAGCGCAAGTGATTCGTAAGGCCCCGGTTTTACACCGCCTGCTTCGTAAAAATCAGACGTTGAAGCATCAAGCTGGTGCGAAGTTAGTAAAGCCCATCAATCTTTACACAAAATCTCCCGCATTTAAGACCGTTATCGACACGGCAAAAAAAATCCGTGGTTCAGGGCACTCGGTTTTGATTCGCGGGGAGAGTGGGTCTGGAAAAGAAGTTATGGCTCAATATCTGTGGAGCCTGGAGCACGATGACTCCCGTCCATTTATCGCCGTCAACTGCGGAGCAATCCCGTCTCATTTAGCAGAATCTGAACTTTTCGGTCACAAAAAAGGTGCTTTCACGGGCGCCACGGAATCTCGCGCCGGAAAATTCGAAAGCGCCGACGGCGGCGACTTGTTCTTGGATGAGTTGGCAACATTAAGCATGGACTTACAGGTAAAACTTTTGCGCGCGCTTAGCAGTGGCGACATCTATCCTGTGGGCCAGGACATTGGCAAAAAAGTAAACTGCCGTACCATCGCTGCCACAAATGAAAATCTGGAAGAACTTATCGCCGAAAAAAAATTCCGCGAAGACCTTTTCTTCAGAATCAAAAAATTTACCATCACATTACCACCTCTAAGAGAACGCAAAGAAGACATTCTGGATTTAGCTCAGCAATTCCTAAGCGAAAGCCACTATCAAGAAAAAACCTTCTCCCCGGAGGCCGAACAGCTTTTGTTAAACTACTCATGGCCAGGTAATATCCGCGAATTAAAGTCCGCAATCGAAGTAGCCTGCGTGTTATCAGACGACACGCAAATCACTCCAGCGGATATCACGCCACATTTAGTACAAAGTGCACCAGTCTATGAAGAAGTAATTAAAAATACTTCCGCCGAAGAAATAGACGAAAAGGCTTTAGAAGGCCGCTACAGCCACGTAGTCAACGAATTCGAAATGAAGCTTATCAACTTCGCCCTTAATAAAAAAGGTAGCGAAAGTGCAGCCGCCCGATACCTAGGTATTCCAAGAAGCACGCTAGGCGACCTCAGACGCAGACTGCAAAATTTGAAAAAATAA
- a CDS encoding site-specific integrase, with protein MTIKLNKENKKYIVSYSKRHPKTGMPIRRQRTNIETASKAKKVEAELVILVNDLIRRQEGITWGSFLRSYLVHIKQSEMSENTTYGIQKMLERYTLQAWETKNIDSITTYDIHQILNDHFMDKAESHRKYFVKCIRSAFRHAVETDLLIRNPTPLLKFKLSDKISSVLNEEEIRLLLTKAQEHQWEWYPHYALALYTGMRNGELYALPWQNVDLHRRQILVNCSWSSKVGYKSTKSGHDRIVEIPLPLIPVLNDLKKYEPDTSFVLPRLSKWDKGDQARYLRAFLMSVGLPMMRFHDLRASWATLLLNKGVAPSKVMSMGGWRDMDTMMIYMRKAGIDIKGSTSVLDGLHTHCVKDS; from the coding sequence ATGACAATTAAACTTAACAAAGAAAACAAAAAGTATATCGTTTCATACTCGAAAAGACATCCCAAGACAGGCATGCCAATCAGACGACAACGTACGAACATTGAGACCGCGTCTAAGGCGAAGAAAGTAGAAGCGGAGCTGGTAATTTTAGTGAACGATTTGATCCGAAGGCAAGAGGGCATCACTTGGGGGAGTTTCTTGCGATCCTATCTTGTACACATCAAACAATCTGAAATGTCTGAAAATACAACTTACGGGATTCAGAAGATGCTTGAACGATACACGTTACAAGCTTGGGAAACCAAGAACATAGACAGCATCACCACTTACGACATTCACCAAATACTGAACGACCACTTTATGGATAAAGCTGAGTCTCACAGAAAGTATTTCGTAAAGTGCATCAGGTCCGCCTTCAGACATGCTGTGGAAACCGACCTTTTGATTCGCAACCCCACCCCCCTTCTCAAGTTCAAGTTAAGCGACAAGATCAGCTCCGTGCTGAATGAAGAAGAAATACGTCTGCTTTTAACAAAAGCTCAAGAGCATCAATGGGAATGGTATCCACATTATGCCTTGGCGCTATATACGGGAATGCGAAACGGTGAGCTCTATGCACTTCCATGGCAAAACGTTGACTTGCATAGACGACAGATTCTTGTGAACTGCTCATGGTCAAGCAAGGTCGGTTATAAATCGACCAAGTCAGGACATGACAGGATTGTTGAAATCCCGCTCCCCCTAATACCCGTGCTCAACGACTTAAAGAAGTATGAGCCGGACACATCCTTCGTACTTCCGAGACTCAGCAAGTGGGACAAAGGAGATCAAGCCCGATACCTGAGGGCATTTTTGATGTCTGTAGGTCTTCCGATGATGCGATTTCATGACCTAAGAGCGAGTTGGGCAACACTCTTACTTAACAAGGGTGTTGCGCCAAGCAAAGTTATGTCAATGGGAGGATGGCGGGATATGGATACGATGATGATCTATATGAGAAAAGCAGGCATAGATATTAAAGGATCAACAAGTGTGTTGGATGGACTTCATACACATTGTGTTAAAGATAGCTGA
- a CDS encoding helix-turn-helix domain-containing protein, with translation MKNIKKPNASSTCKLSAAHVNGSARSLKTKEWLTTKAAAEYLSISEGAVRILVCRGILHASKLGSRNRFRKEDVEALIKS, from the coding sequence ATGAAAAACATCAAAAAGCCAAATGCAAGCAGCACTTGCAAACTCTCCGCTGCACACGTAAATGGGTCCGCACGTTCTTTGAAAACTAAAGAGTGGTTAACAACCAAGGCTGCCGCTGAGTACTTAAGCATTAGCGAAGGCGCTGTTAGGATTCTGGTTTGTCGTGGAATTCTACACGCCAGCAAACTTGGAAGCAGAAATAGATTTCGAAAAGAAGACGTAGAAGCCCTTATCAAATCTTAA
- a CDS encoding DUF4365 domain-containing protein — translation MAMTETQIQENLSVAYCHAVISHAGYGVATARNDHGIDMWINCVTEYNGKRHDGGILLALQLKATKNAKVIANHVHYKIDMDDLRRLKRKCAQPKFLVVYIMPRTTTNWVSSSHTDLRMQHGAYYISADNLPAPTAAGSVVIRIPQTNLFDANAVHTLAGPMAALLEEDDVV, via the coding sequence ATGGCGATGACAGAAACACAGATTCAGGAAAACTTATCAGTAGCGTATTGCCACGCGGTCATAAGCCATGCTGGTTATGGTGTTGCTACGGCAAGAAACGATCATGGGATAGACATGTGGATTAACTGCGTAACTGAATACAACGGCAAACGTCATGACGGCGGTATTCTGTTAGCTCTTCAGCTGAAGGCTACTAAAAACGCAAAAGTCATTGCTAACCATGTACACTACAAAATTGATATGGATGACTTGCGCAGGCTTAAACGCAAATGCGCTCAGCCAAAGTTTTTAGTAGTCTACATAATGCCACGCACAACTACTAATTGGGTTAGCAGCTCACATACCGATTTACGAATGCAGCATGGTGCCTATTACATCAGCGCAGACAATCTTCCAGCACCGACAGCTGCTGGAAGCGTTGTAATCAGAATTCCTCAAACTAACCTTTTCGATGCGAATGCGGTTCATACTCTTGCTGGCCCCATGGCTGCTCTTTTAGAGGAGGATGATGTCGTATGA
- a CDS encoding helix-turn-helix domain-containing protein yields the protein MKRNTSGTVFSMNLKTVLKEKKLTAKAVAKGAEISPSTFGQWINGAAPMDLQAVYRLARFLNVDFTWLLTGKFSQPVVPALQDFFTFADASELSGIYSIEVKKLKPK from the coding sequence ATGAAAAGAAACACAAGTGGAACTGTCTTTTCCATGAACCTAAAGACAGTCTTAAAAGAAAAGAAATTAACTGCGAAGGCTGTTGCAAAAGGTGCGGAGATCAGTCCATCCACTTTCGGTCAATGGATAAACGGTGCCGCGCCAATGGATCTCCAAGCCGTGTACAGATTGGCGAGATTTCTTAATGTAGATTTCACGTGGCTCTTAACAGGAAAGTTTAGTCAGCCTGTCGTTCCAGCGTTGCAGGATTTCTTTACATTCGCAGATGCTTCAGAGCTAAGTGGTATCTACAGCATTGAAGTTAAAAAACTAAAGCCTAAGTAA
- a CDS encoding recombinase family protein, which yields MDTKRAIIYARVSVLDLNPQNQITPLLKHAEHLGFEVVDELVDYASGTKADRPELNKALDKLKKSEADVLLVYSIDRLGRSVSHLIKVVDDLRRYGKGVVILRENLNLFGKDPQSEFTLTLFAALGQYEQALIASRTKNALAVAKAKGTKLGRPVKCTPELTSKVLELAKQGMSIRVIAKELGVVSRSSVQAILKRSKVET from the coding sequence ATGGATACGAAGAGAGCAATTATCTATGCGCGTGTATCAGTTCTGGATCTGAACCCTCAGAACCAAATTACCCCTCTACTCAAACATGCTGAGCATTTGGGGTTTGAGGTGGTGGACGAGCTTGTTGATTATGCTTCCGGCACCAAGGCGGACAGGCCAGAGCTGAACAAGGCTTTAGACAAACTGAAAAAGTCAGAAGCAGACGTATTGCTTGTATACTCCATCGACCGACTCGGGCGAAGCGTAAGCCACTTGATTAAAGTCGTTGATGACTTAAGAAGGTATGGCAAAGGAGTCGTAATCCTCAGGGAGAATCTCAATCTCTTCGGGAAAGACCCGCAGTCTGAATTTACGTTAACTTTGTTTGCTGCTCTCGGGCAATACGAACAGGCTCTGATCGCATCGAGAACGAAGAATGCTCTTGCCGTGGCAAAGGCTAAGGGAACCAAACTAGGTAGACCCGTCAAATGTACCCCCGAACTGACTTCCAAAGTTCTTGAGCTAGCAAAACAAGGTATGTCGATCCGTGTAATCGCAAAAGAACTTGGCGTAGTTAGTAGGTCATCTGTGCAAGCAATCCTAAAAAGAAGCAAAGTCGAAACGTAA